The Urocitellus parryii isolate mUroPar1 chromosome 13, mUroPar1.hap1, whole genome shotgun sequence nucleotide sequence AGTGCCTTCAAAGCCCACAAATTCAGTTAGCACTCCCACCAGCCATTTCTGCTGTTCTGGCTCCTGATAGCAGAGTGCTAGAACCTATGGTCACATATTAATTAAGTAACTATTTGCTGAGTATACATTTCCCTGTGAGAACATTAGCTCCATGTGGACAAGAACCACACGAGTCTTGCCCACCAAGCAAGCCCTGACATCCAGCAGAAACTTGACATTTACCAGGCTCCCAAAGTTTGGCAGGAGAAAATGTGAACCATTCATTTCAATGTTGTAGATCAGAGAAGAATTCACAGAGGAGATAGACTTGATGCAgagaccttgaaaaaaaaaaaaataacatgaatgaaGTTTTCAAATACATTCCAGAGTTAATGACGATTCCACAAGTTTTTACCCTTTGACATATGTGAATGTTTTCTGAGGTTATATATCTTGCCACTAACTTTGCAACATCCACTCTTTTAGAAGTATTTTTGGAAAACTAAAGCCATAGCTTACaagtaaagaaatcaaaaagcaaCTGTCAGCtggaatgaaattaattttttgcaTACATGGTACAGACTAATTGCAAAAGTCTTTTAGAAGAGAGTAGAGTCCCTCAGTGGAGGTCTGGGTGGTTTCATGAAGAAGGTGGGATGGACCTAGAAGATTTTGAAAATCCCAAGAAAGAAGTAGGTGATGGATGAGGGGAGGCCAAGGTTGGAATGAAGTGGGGCCCAGAGTCTGTGTCGAAAGACATGCAAGAACACAAAGAAAGGGGCCCAGTAGCACCAGGCTGAAAATGTCAGCTAAGCAATCAGGACTTCCGTTTATATCTAGTGGATCCAGTCCAAAATGTTAAAGGATGAAAAACGAAGTGTTTGGGGAAGACTGATTTCATGATAATTTGCAGGAAGACTAATTAGAGCTAAAGAATATCCAATTAAGAggtgatgaattttaaaagatagagGCATTCTGAAATATAGACTAGCCAATTTACTTTCTGATTGTGAAAGCAGCTCTCAGGATTTTGTGAGTGGGTGTCCAGAAAGTGATGGGAccatttcagaaatagaaaagggcTCAGGAAGAGCCTCTGGTAGCTAGATGCATGTTTTCTTCAGGGGTAGTAATCAGAATGAAGTACCCTCAGGAAAATGGAGGTGTCAGATTTTACTCTTTTTCTTACTGTTGTTATTCTCATTAGGGTTGTGATATAAGCCTCAAGGCTAACATGCCGTTAGTTTTGATCTTAGTGATCCTCATCCCTTACTGGGATTGGAAGGAAATGGAAGGGGTGATAAGGGGAGGGACCAACAGATCCTGGTAATAGGTTTTATCAGCTGAGTGATGGTAAGATGAGGGATTCTGCAAGAAGGTCTGGTGGTCACCTGTGAGGGTTTGTTGGGTGCTGGAGCTACCACTTTAGACAATTAACTCTTTTCCTATATCTCAATACAGTCAGAGTAGAGAAAATTGAACAAAGCTGAATAAACTAAAATGAGAATAAAGTCTGACTTGCAATGAGTGATGGACTCATCTCTCAGATGAGCTCCCTGGTTCAACTAGTCCTGAGAAAGCTTCCTGATGAGCATGGAATTCTAGCAAAGGGAAGGGGATAAGCAGAGAAGGTGTTTCATCTGGTCTAGGTGAGAGTGGATATGAAATTTCTACCTTATattcaatttctctctcttcttactAGTATATTCAAGTctaccattttgtttttctcccctgGATAGGAGAGGAACTCTCCAGatcatatcttttatttttttttaattccctttgttattttctaattGTGTGTTCCCCAGAAGCCTATGGAACACCtggatagctttttaaaattaaatccagGAGCCTCACCCTTAGAGATTCTGATTTAGTGTGACCCCAGTAAGGCCTGGGAATCCAGAACACTATCAAACCCTCCAGAGACTCCAAGGCAGCATTGAGTGACTTTGAACCAATCTGATTTGGCAGGCAGGTAAGGCTACATGCCTCCACACCTACTTTAACACAGGCAGCTACgcctgtgtgtgttttatttgttttcttttctgccaaAGATTGTTTGAACACAGATTTTTCAGTTCCTTAACAAGAAGTGGTCAACTATTTATCTAAGTTAACCTTGACTTTTGATAAATGCTGTGTTTTTTTTCCAACAAGGTCATAAAACAATCATTTGGAATCCCACCATTAAATAATAACCACATTTGTACTTTCCACAATTATTTATTGATCATCTTCTACGCGCCAAGCACTGTGTGTGCTAAGCACCCTGAGAATGAGAAAGATACGATCTCTGAAGTTATGTTCTAGTGTGATGGAGGTGGAGTGGGGTGAACAGAGACACCATATAAGTACCAAAAGTGAAGTCATTTCTCATTGCAATTAGAGCTATAAGGAAAATCAGCAGGGTGCTGCAGGAAAGAATGTTGGGGAACATATTTAGCCAGGATGGGTAGAGACAGCTTCTCCATGGAGGTGACTTTCTAACTAGCCAAAGAAAGAAGAACCAGCTGTGCTGGCTGCTAAGAGCTCAGGTAACAGTTGAAGGGGTCAAAGAACCGAAGAACGGGAAATAACAGTGAGCTGATGTTGATGGCGGACTGGGAGATGGTGAGGGTGAGACAGGCCCAGTTGATGGCCATAGTTATGTGAAGTGAGAACTCTTCTGTTAAAGGCAAGATGGTCAAGGAACTAAGTTTACTGGCCTGAGAGAGAAGTGGTTTCAGGAAATGAAGTTTCATCCACCTGAGAAAGTGTATGGGAAGCAGAGTGGGAGGGTGGGGGGCGCGGAGGGGAGGGcagttttcatttaaagaaagttATGGAAAGCCAACATTCCAAAATCCTCTGGAGATCAAAGGGGAGCTTGGTGACCATAGAGCATAAGGTCACCCCGTGGAggactgattttgtttttgtttttgtttgtgaagCAGAAGAGCGAATTGATGAGTGCGTATGTAATGACGTACAAATTGCAGTGTGGATCATAATGGAAAACTAAGCAACCTTGAAATTCATTATGTCACTGGGATAAAGTGGTATTACTACTACAactactacaacaacaacaataattagTATTGTTTATGGGTTTAATAGAAGTAGTAATAGAAATATTCATGGCAATTTTATTTTGGCGCTAAATACTACGCTAAGAATTCCCATGAATGTTCCAGTAACCCTGTGATCTTTCAAATGTACAGTCAAGTTGTATAGTATTGGTGACAACTTTATGGACTACAAAGCATTGATCAGAACAAAGAAAGATGTAGGGCTTGGAAGGCATCCTGGTAGTCTTTGGAGAAGACAGCAGACAAAAAATTTCAGAGTTGAGAACCCAAATAGATGAGTCAACAGTATGCAAATATAGAAGATTTGGGGCAGCTCCTTCATGGTACTATACAAGTAGGTTAATAGTGATCAGGAAATATTCTCAATCCTCTTGCACTAGAAAAGCAGCAACCCCCTTAAAGCTTGGTGGGTAGAAGGATCAAGAGGCCTGATTCCATCCAGTGCTTCTTTCCTCTGGTCTTTCACTTATTCGCTAAAAAATCCTTGGTCATCCTTGAAGACctaattccattcattcattccttcaacaaaAATTGAGAGCAACTACAATCAGCTAGAAACCATACTAGATACTAGGGAACAAATGGTAAAAGAAACTCTCCCCACCACTTCCTCTACCTCTAGGCTGGTGGCACATGCTTTAGCCTAACTGTGTGTCATTTGTTTGTGAAAGTTCCAATACCATGCCAAGGACCCTGCACATTTATCTCTAGGATGGCCTTTTCCATAATCCTTTCCAACTCTAAGAGAGGTCAGGCTATTTCTGTGCTTAGAGCCTTCCAAAGGCTCCTTAGTTTACCCAGAGTAAAAGAAAAAGGCCTTACAATTTTTGTCTCTATCAGAGATGAGGATCTACCATGATGCCATGCAGGTCTTCCTTTACTCAGTTAATGCAAGAGTTATAGGAAGCATATAGTCAGATGAAGAGCACATGGTAAACGGGCAGACTCATCCTTCAGGCAAGAGAACTAATATCTCATTCTACTTTTTCTACTGTTTTACATAGCAGAATGTCAACTAGACTTTTCTGGATTCCTTCATTATTCTTCACTTTGGAAAGAGGGAAGTTCTCATACATGAATGAAATTGTATGATCTTATAACTCTAGGTCCCAAATTATTGTGAtgaataatttcataaaaataaaacattttccaagagaaagaaatacaacatTTTCAAGTGCTTAGAAAACTGAAATGATCATCAAGATTTGATAAGTCGCctgttataatttttaagttgtaaCATATGACTTTGAACTATATTGGGCATTAGAGtctccaaaaaccaaaccaaaaaaaatcaatcaaatgtAACTATGTTTTATACCCACATTCTGATGCACTAAGTTAGTACTTGAAGATAATATGCACACTAAAATCTCAAgaatcactgatgtacagaaacaTTAAGCTACATTTGATTGCACCATAGGCAAAATCAGGATTAAAATCCAGGGCCCCCTTCTCTCCATCCTGTAGatactatttttcatttcattctgttAATCCTGTCTGTGTCCACTCCGGGTgccatttttcatttctcattgttGTGTTTCAGTGAAGAAGCTTCCAACAAGATATATGTTTAGcatgccttgctaaattgtttctGGCAGCTTACATGAAGTTATGTGCTCTACtcagtcatattttaaaacaaacgtGATGTTTCTTATCTAGTATGCCCACACTTGTGAATGTGCTTCCAAcatttctcctttctattttagCAGAACCCCAAATTTCACATGCCTGAGgatctgaaggaaaaaaaggaaaatctactCAAGTCCCAGATACCCACTGCGATATTAACCAAGACCAGCCACACACAAGGAGAGGATCAAGCCCTGGGTAAGATTTCAAGGTCATCATCAACCAATAAGCTGATTGAAAAACATCAAGGAACTAGGACTATTTTCAAGAAGTTCAACGAGATGAACTGGCCTTTGGACATTCGGCCTTTAAACAAAAGTTTAGTTAAAGACAACAAATGGAAGAAAACTGAGGTGACCCAAGAGAAACGCAGGTCTTTCCTTGGGGAGTTTTGCAAGAAATATGGCGGAGTGGGTCATCCCCAATCCCATCTCTTCCATATGGTATCCAGGATCTATGTAGAAGATAAACACAAGATCTTATATTGTGAAGTGCCAAAGGCTGGATGTTCCAATTGGAAAAGAATTCTGATGGTACTGAATGGATTGGCTTCCTCTGCATACAACATCTCCCATGATGCTGTTCACTATGGGAAGCATTTGAAAACGCTAGATAGCTTCGACTTAAAAGGGATATATACTCGTTTAAATACTTACACCAAAGCTATATTTGTTCGTGATCCCATGGAGAGATTAGTGTCAGCATTTAGGGACAAATTCGAACATCCCAATAGTTACTATCATCCAGTATTCGGAAAggcaattataaagaaatatCGACCAAATGCCTGTGAGGAAGCATTAAATAACGGGTCTGGAGTCAAATTCAAAGAATTCGTCCACTATTTGCTGGATTCTCACCGTCCAGTAGGGATGGATATTCACTGGGAAAAGGTCAGCAAACTCTGCTACCCGTGTTTGATCAACTATGATTTTGTAGGGAAGTTTGAAACTTTGGAAGAAGATGCCAATTACTTTTTACAGCTGATTGGTGCTCCAAAAGAGCTGAAATTCCCAAACTTCAAGGATAGGCACTCTTCGGATGAAAGAACCAATACTCAGGTGGTGAGACAGTATTTAAAGGATCTGAGTAGAACTGAGAGACACTTAATCTATGACTTTTATTACTTGGATTATTTGATGTTTAATTACACAACTCCAGTTTTGtagtttgcatttattttctaaagctCTGTATTTACTTAATGACACCCTCAGATCAGCTACTGTAATTTTTCTATGATTCTCTGTGTGAGGGAAATTTAACTGGGTGCAGTTGTCTTGATTTAATGATGATTTTTACCAAATGGCATGATAGCAATTGGCACAAAGGTATAAGAAAATCACCTACCGAAGATATGTAAGCAACTTGCTttaacatttttggaaaatagCTGCTTTAGCATTATGGATCACATTGTTGAAGCAATAATCTAGCCAGCTGCTACATTAACTGAAAAACAGCCTCTTGAGATGGTAAAATAAGGATTCTAAAATAGCATGGATGTGTATCTATATTGTGGAATTCACTGTCTGAAGTGCATGAATCTATTTTTAACAATCTGTGGCATAATCAAACCATTGGAGAGTTTTCTTACACCCTGGAAATCTTTCTATCAACTGTAATGATAAATCcattttgaaatgatattttgggcTTGGGCATTTTCCTTTAGATATTATGTATTTATAGTATGAGAATATAGCAGAAAAACCAGATGAAACTATGGCTTTTTTATATTTAGCAGCCAATAAAAAATGCGAGACATGCTaagatcaaagaaatgaaaacaaccttTCTCTTCCAGAAAAACTTAAGAGGAttgattctgtttccttttgaGCCCTCCTTGAAGAGACAAAACGAACACAACTGCTAAAAATCTTCATTTCTGAAGCAGACGGCTGAGAGGTTTAAGCCTCATCAGATCTAAATGTGCTCCTAATTTCAGTTTAATTGGGCAGAGGGGAAATCGTTTCAGGATGGAATAATCATCAAAAACAAAAGTTGCCCTTCTGAATATAGACCTCTAACAATAACAAAGttttataagaatattatttGAATCAAAGCATCATGTGCATAACTTTATATGTGGAATACACTCTAAGAATAGCTTTTGTTTGCAGTCTAATTATTCAGCTTgggaatgactttttaaaaactaatatacCACTTCAAAGATAGGTTATGTTCTAGAGAATAAACATAACAAGAGCCCctagaaatgttttttaataggcttatgcataagcaaattaaggtattttctttttaagtttaaat carries:
- the Chst9 gene encoding carbohydrate sulfotransferase 9 isoform X2, which encodes MNPKQVFLSVLIFGVAGLLLFMYLQVWIEEQHTGRVEKKREQKATSGWDPINYLQPAPRIMITEKNQEHSTNQNPKFHMPEDLKEKKENLLKSQIPTAILTKTSHTQGEDQALGKISRSSSTNKLIEKHQGTRTIFKKFNEMNWPLDIRPLNKSLVKDNKWKKTEVTQEKRRSFLGEFCKKYGGVGHPQSHLFHMVSRIYVEDKHKILYCEVPKAGCSNWKRILMVLNGLASSAYNISHDAVHYGKHLKTLDSFDLKGIYTRLNTYTKAIFVRDPMERLVSAFRDKFEHPNSYYHPVFGKAIIKKYRPNACEEALNNGSGVKFKEFVHYLLDSHRPVGMDIHWEKVSKLCYPCLINYDFVGKFETLEEDANYFLQLIGAPKELKFPNFKDRHSSDERTNTQVVRQYLKDLSRTERHLIYDFYYLDYLMFNYTTPVL
- the Chst9 gene encoding carbohydrate sulfotransferase 9 isoform X1 — protein: MNPKQVFLSVLIFGVAGLLLFMYLQVWIEEQHTGRVEKKREQKATSVITEKNQEHSTNQNPKFHMPEDLKEKKENLLKSQIPTAILTKTSHTQGEDQALGKISRSSSTNKLIEKHQGTRTIFKKFNEMNWPLDIRPLNKSLVKDNKWKKTEVTQEKRRSFLGEFCKKYGGVGHPQSHLFHMVSRIYVEDKHKILYCEVPKAGCSNWKRILMVLNGLASSAYNISHDAVHYGKHLKTLDSFDLKGIYTRLNTYTKAIFVRDPMERLVSAFRDKFEHPNSYYHPVFGKAIIKKYRPNACEEALNNGSGVKFKEFVHYLLDSHRPVGMDIHWEKVSKLCYPCLINYDFVGKFETLEEDANYFLQLIGAPKELKFPNFKDRHSSDERTNTQVVRQYLKDLSRTERHLIYDFYYLDYLMFNYTTPVL